One segment of Longimicrobiaceae bacterium DNA contains the following:
- a CDS encoding chemotaxis protein CheB, with product MQTRDIIVIGASMGGVDALSRLAGQLPADLPASVLVVQHVSEDSPGLLAGILGARGALPASQAVDGMPLERGRIYVAPPGRHLLLGEEGIRVTFGPRENLSRPAIDTLFRTAAVNYRSRVIGVVLTGLLADGAAGLLAVERCGGAAVVQSPDDAEYPEMPRNALAATRAPRQTTLAGLGPLLVRLAAQPAPEPPPVPEMLRIEARITERAMSLPEPVPVLGTPTGFTCPECQGSIQAIDDGGLVRFRCRVGHAYSAQDWLAEKATAVEDSLWVALQTLEERADMLVSMARTELEHGRERSGASFGERGRETRLHADRLRELLRHLPE from the coding sequence TTGCAGACACGCGACATCATCGTGATCGGGGCCTCGATGGGCGGGGTCGATGCGCTCTCCCGGCTGGCGGGCCAGCTCCCGGCAGACCTTCCCGCGTCGGTGCTGGTGGTGCAGCACGTGTCCGAAGACTCGCCGGGGCTCCTGGCGGGCATCCTGGGTGCGCGGGGCGCGCTGCCCGCGTCGCAGGCAGTGGACGGGATGCCGCTGGAGCGCGGCCGCATCTACGTGGCGCCGCCGGGAAGGCACCTGCTGCTGGGCGAGGAAGGCATCCGCGTGACGTTCGGGCCGCGCGAGAACCTCTCCCGGCCCGCCATCGACACCCTGTTCCGCACCGCGGCGGTGAACTACCGCAGCCGGGTGATCGGCGTGGTGCTCACCGGCCTGCTGGCCGACGGCGCGGCGGGGCTGCTGGCGGTGGAGCGCTGCGGCGGCGCGGCCGTGGTGCAGTCGCCGGACGACGCCGAGTACCCGGAGATGCCCCGCAACGCCCTGGCCGCCACGCGGGCCCCGCGGCAGACCACGCTGGCCGGCCTGGGTCCGCTGCTCGTGCGCCTCGCGGCGCAGCCCGCCCCCGAGCCACCGCCCGTGCCCGAGATGCTGCGAATCGAGGCGCGGATCACCGAACGAGCCATGAGCCTTCCGGAGCCGGTTCCCGTCCTCGGCACTCCCACCGGCTTCACCTGTCCGGAGTGCCAGGGCTCCATCCAGGCCATCGACGACGGCGGGCTGGTCCGGTTCCGCTGCCGCGTGGGGCACGCCTACTCGGCGCAGGACTGGCTGGCGGAGAAGGCCACCGCCGTCGAGGACTCGCTGTGGGTGGCATTGCAGACGCTGGAGGAGAGGGCCGACATGCTGGTGTCGATGGCGCGCACCGAGCTGGAGCACGGCCGCGAGCGCTCCGGTGCGAGCTTCGGCGAGCGCGGCAGGGAGACGCGCCTGCACGCCGACCGCCTGCGCGAGCTGCTGAGGCACCTGCCCGAGTAG